The proteins below come from a single Burkholderia humptydooensis genomic window:
- a CDS encoding capsule biosynthesis protein, producing the protein MPRSFLVLQGTASSFFSRLSEALSTRGHAVRRVNFCGGDRLYGGATAAWDYRDALDALPEWYLQAVRTEGVTDVVMFGDCREIHRHMHPVAHACGLRTHVFEEGYVRPHWLTLERHGVNGRSLLSRDPAWYLEQRGVTPPSQPGRPTGYNLYERAFHDIRYRSANALYASRFPHYSSHRPRNGFVEYAGLAVRALQQSRHHGEAEKVVRALLESKCAYYFFPLQLGSDAQIVVHSPFDGIRDAIERVMRSFARHARSDAVLVIKNHPLDTGLIDYRRFAYKLAAELGLAKRLRFIDAGHLPTLLEHAAGVVVVNSTVGLSALHHGRPLIALGSAVYVMPGLTWQGSLDDFWTQAGPPDMTLYQAFLDYVMHHTQINGDFYTRTGIEMATAGALERLEAARD; encoded by the coding sequence ATGCCTCGCTCATTTCTTGTGCTGCAAGGCACGGCTTCATCGTTTTTCAGCCGATTGTCCGAAGCATTGTCGACGCGGGGTCACGCGGTGCGCCGGGTCAATTTCTGCGGCGGCGATCGCCTGTATGGCGGGGCGACCGCGGCCTGGGACTATCGGGACGCGCTCGACGCGCTGCCCGAGTGGTACTTGCAAGCAGTCCGAACGGAGGGAGTGACGGATGTAGTCATGTTCGGCGACTGTCGTGAAATCCATCGGCACATGCATCCGGTCGCGCATGCCTGCGGGCTGCGCACGCACGTGTTCGAGGAGGGCTACGTCCGCCCGCACTGGCTGACGCTCGAGAGGCACGGCGTCAACGGGCGGTCGCTGCTGTCGCGCGATCCGGCCTGGTATCTCGAGCAGCGCGGCGTCACGCCGCCGAGCCAGCCGGGACGGCCGACCGGTTACAACCTTTACGAGCGCGCGTTCCACGATATCCGGTATCGTAGTGCGAATGCGCTTTACGCAAGCCGCTTTCCGCATTACAGCAGCCATCGTCCGCGGAACGGCTTCGTCGAATATGCGGGACTCGCCGTGCGCGCGCTCCAGCAGAGCCGCCATCACGGCGAGGCGGAGAAGGTGGTACGGGCGTTGCTCGAATCGAAATGCGCCTATTATTTTTTTCCGCTGCAACTGGGTTCGGACGCGCAGATCGTCGTCCATTCGCCGTTCGACGGCATCCGGGACGCGATCGAGCGGGTGATGCGCTCGTTTGCGCGGCATGCGCGTTCCGATGCCGTGCTCGTCATCAAGAACCATCCGCTCGACACGGGATTGATCGATTATCGGCGCTTCGCTTACAAGTTGGCGGCCGAGCTCGGCCTCGCGAAGCGCCTGCGCTTCATCGACGCGGGCCATTTGCCGACGCTGCTTGAGCATGCGGCGGGCGTCGTCGTCGTCAACAGCACGGTGGGGCTGTCGGCGCTGCATCATGGCCGCCCGCTAATCGCGCTCGGCAGCGCGGTATACGTGATGCCGGGGCTGACGTGGCAAGGCAGCCTCGATGATTTCTGGACGCAGGCCGGACCGCCCGACATGACTCTGTACCAAGCGTTTCTCGACTACGTGATGCATCACACCCAGATCAACGGCGATTTCTACACGCGCACCGGCATCGAGATGGCGACGGCGGGCGCGCTCGAACGGCTTGAGGCGGCGCGTGACTAG
- a CDS encoding LTA synthase family protein, with the protein MSGGLALIFAIAAALSFALDALAAPRAPWRRPMAAAALHALAFAFVASCVLLVTARVLFSTFVAVALVGLMAVVSNAKHESLREPFVFTDLSLFSQLFSHPRLYLPFLSAGKVAAIAAGVALLAAGYAAETPLAPRPFAVTAAAIVACFACGCALARRLSRTLTLDASVDQRRHGFFATFVAYLLNGLRPATLRAFERAAAASPFATGRAAAFPDVIVIQSESFFDARRAVTGIEPSLFAQFDRARRESTFYGELAVPAWGANTMRTEFAMLTGLASERLGYARFYPYAFLRRACDSLAGWFRRGGYRTVAIHPYHADFFGRDRVFPLMHFERFLDIRHFADAPRAGPYVADAAVAEALIAELDAPRAKPLFAFTMTMENHGPLHLEAVEPGESRVRHALGDGGEWRDLTVYLRHVANADAMIGRLLEHLRTRRRDTVVCFYGDHVPALPHVFGRLGVAPERSDYFIWRNFGAPDGHRRDARVEELGLILLRAIEAEEAGSPAANASEKTTQR; encoded by the coding sequence GTGAGCGGCGGGCTCGCGCTCATCTTCGCGATCGCGGCCGCGCTGTCGTTCGCCCTCGATGCGCTCGCGGCGCCGCGCGCGCCGTGGCGCCGGCCGATGGCGGCCGCCGCGCTGCACGCGCTCGCGTTCGCGTTCGTCGCGAGCTGCGTGCTGCTCGTGACGGCGCGCGTGCTGTTCTCGACGTTCGTCGCCGTCGCGCTCGTCGGCCTGATGGCCGTCGTCAGCAACGCGAAGCACGAATCGCTGCGCGAGCCGTTCGTGTTCACGGATCTGAGCCTCTTCAGCCAGTTGTTCTCGCATCCGCGTCTGTATCTGCCGTTCCTGAGCGCGGGCAAGGTCGCCGCGATCGCGGCCGGCGTCGCGCTGCTCGCGGCCGGCTACGCGGCCGAGACGCCGCTCGCGCCGCGGCCGTTCGCCGTGACGGCCGCGGCGATCGTCGCGTGCTTCGCCTGCGGCTGCGCGCTCGCGAGGCGCCTCTCGCGCACGCTCACGCTCGACGCGAGCGTCGACCAGCGGCGCCACGGGTTCTTCGCGACGTTCGTCGCCTATCTGCTGAACGGGCTGCGGCCCGCGACGCTGCGCGCGTTCGAGCGCGCGGCGGCGGCGAGCCCGTTCGCAACCGGCCGGGCCGCCGCGTTTCCCGACGTGATCGTGATCCAGAGCGAATCGTTCTTCGATGCGCGGCGCGCGGTGACGGGCATCGAGCCGTCGCTCTTCGCGCAGTTCGATCGCGCGCGACGCGAGTCGACGTTTTACGGCGAGCTTGCGGTGCCCGCGTGGGGCGCCAACACGATGCGCACGGAATTCGCGATGCTGACGGGGCTGGCGTCCGAGCGGCTCGGCTATGCGCGCTTCTACCCTTACGCGTTCCTGCGCCGCGCGTGCGATTCGCTCGCCGGCTGGTTCCGGCGCGGCGGCTACCGGACGGTCGCGATCCATCCTTACCACGCGGATTTCTTCGGCCGCGACCGCGTGTTCCCGCTGATGCATTTCGAGCGTTTCCTCGACATCCGCCATTTCGCCGACGCGCCGCGCGCGGGCCCGTACGTCGCCGATGCGGCGGTCGCGGAGGCGCTGATCGCCGAGCTCGACGCGCCGCGCGCGAAGCCGCTCTTCGCGTTCACGATGACGATGGAGAACCACGGCCCGCTGCATCTGGAGGCGGTCGAGCCGGGCGAGTCGCGCGTGCGCCACGCGCTCGGCGACGGCGGCGAATGGCGCGATTTGACGGTTTACTTGCGCCATGTCGCAAATGCGGATGCAATGATCGGGCGACTGCTCGAGCATCTGCGCACTCGGCGGCGCGACACGGTCGTGTGTTTCTACGGCGACCACGTCCCGGCGCTGCCGCACGTTTTCGGCAGGCTGGGCGTCGCGCCCGAGCGCAGCGACTACTTTATCTGGCGGAATTTCGGCGCGCCGGACGGCCATCGGCGAGATGCGCGCGTCGAAGAGCTCGGTTTGATCCTGCTTCGCGCGATCGAAGCGGAGGAGGCGGGCAGCCCCGCGGCGAATGCATCGGAAAAAACGACACAACGATGA
- a CDS encoding ABC transporter permease gives MAHHDTPLARSLAIQARVVGALLMREILTRFGRHNIGFLWIFFEPMMFTLGVLALWTITKATHGSNLPITEFAVTGYSPVLLWRNCANRCALAIQPNQALLYHRNVRVVDFFFARLLLEISGATMSFTFLTIFFIVAGMMHPPENMMMVLGAWLHLAAFGSGLALVIGALSERSESVERIWHTVAYLLFPLSGSLFMVAWLPEKFQNAVLLLPMVHGTEMLRGGYFGSLVTPHYSIRYMVFSDLILLLIGLYFVRDAGRKVEPE, from the coding sequence ATGGCACATCACGACACCCCGCTCGCCCGCTCGCTCGCGATCCAGGCGCGCGTCGTCGGCGCGCTGCTGATGCGCGAGATCCTGACGCGCTTCGGCCGCCACAACATCGGCTTTCTGTGGATTTTCTTCGAACCGATGATGTTCACGCTCGGCGTGCTCGCGCTGTGGACGATAACGAAAGCAACACACGGCTCCAACTTGCCGATAACGGAGTTTGCGGTGACCGGCTACTCTCCCGTGTTGCTGTGGCGCAATTGCGCGAACCGCTGCGCGCTCGCAATTCAGCCTAACCAAGCGCTCCTTTATCACCGCAATGTGCGCGTGGTCGACTTCTTCTTTGCGCGCCTGTTGCTCGAAATTTCCGGCGCGACGATGTCGTTTACGTTCCTGACGATCTTCTTCATTGTCGCCGGCATGATGCATCCGCCCGAAAACATGATGATGGTCCTCGGCGCATGGCTGCATCTCGCCGCATTCGGATCCGGCCTCGCACTAGTTATCGGCGCGCTGTCCGAGCGCAGCGAATCGGTCGAGCGGATCTGGCACACGGTTGCGTATCTTCTGTTCCCGCTGTCGGGCTCGCTCTTCATGGTGGCATGGCTGCCCGAAAAATTCCAGAACGCGGTCCTGCTGCTGCCGATGGTGCACGGCACCGAAATGCTGCGCGGCGGCTACTTCGGCTCGCTCGTCACGCCGCACTACAGCATCCGCTACATGGTGTTCAGCGATTTGATCCTGCTGCTGATCGGCCTGTATTTCGTGCGCGACGCAGGCCGCAAGGTGGAGCCGGAATGA
- a CDS encoding SDR family NAD(P)-dependent oxidoreductase → MTSAAPHHVVITGASAGLGRALALAYAAPGVVLGLVGRDAARLDACAQACRARGAEVVVGQFDVRDAERAQAWLWAFDDAHPIDLLIANAGVASTLSSASDWEGLERTARVVDTNFYGALQAALPVIERMRPRGRGRIAMVSSLAALRGMAISPAYCASKAAIKAYADSVRPLLARDGVGMSVILPGFVKTAMSDVFPGDKPFLWSADRAAAHIRAKLAAGRAEIAFPAPLAFGMRLLTLLPAALADAILGRLSYLPREER, encoded by the coding sequence GTGACTAGCGCCGCGCCGCATCACGTCGTCATCACGGGCGCGAGCGCGGGGCTCGGCCGCGCGCTCGCGCTCGCGTATGCGGCGCCGGGCGTCGTGCTCGGGCTCGTCGGGCGCGATGCGGCGCGGCTCGACGCGTGCGCGCAGGCGTGCCGCGCGCGCGGGGCCGAGGTCGTCGTCGGGCAGTTCGACGTGCGCGACGCCGAGCGCGCGCAGGCGTGGCTCTGGGCGTTCGACGATGCGCATCCGATCGATTTGCTGATCGCGAACGCGGGCGTCGCGAGCACGCTCTCGTCCGCATCCGACTGGGAAGGGCTCGAGCGCACGGCGAGAGTCGTCGACACCAATTTCTACGGCGCGCTGCAGGCGGCGCTGCCCGTGATCGAGCGGATGCGGCCGCGCGGCCGCGGGCGCATCGCGATGGTGAGCTCGCTCGCCGCGCTGCGCGGCATGGCGATCTCGCCCGCCTATTGCGCGAGCAAGGCGGCGATCAAGGCCTATGCCGATTCGGTTCGCCCGTTGCTGGCGCGCGACGGCGTCGGGATGTCGGTGATCCTGCCGGGCTTCGTGAAGACCGCGATGAGCGACGTGTTTCCAGGCGACAAGCCGTTCCTGTGGTCCGCCGACAGGGCGGCCGCCCACATCCGCGCGAAGCTCGCGGCCGGGCGCGCGGAGATCGCGTTTCCGGCGCCGCTCGCGTTCGGCATGCGCCTGCTGACGCTCCTGCCCGCCGCGCTCGCGGACGCGATTCTCGGCAGGCTGTCGTATCTGCCGCGCGAGGAGCGCTAG
- a CDS encoding ABC transporter ATP-binding protein — translation MIELERVCKDYHTRQGMRRVLNQIDLNVKQGEKVGILGRNGAGKSTLIRMISGAELPTSGRIRRGMQVSWPLAFGGAFQGSLTGMDNLRFICRVYGADPKAAEPFVQEFSELGYYLREPVKSYSAGMRARLAFAISMAIEFDCFLIDEIVAVGDSRFHAKCHHELFERRKDRSLIIVSHDASYIQQHCDRASVLIEGKLHSFDSVDDAYAFYQESTA, via the coding sequence ATGATCGAGCTCGAGCGTGTCTGCAAGGACTATCACACGCGGCAAGGCATGCGCCGCGTGCTGAACCAGATCGACCTGAACGTGAAGCAAGGCGAGAAGGTCGGCATCCTCGGGCGCAACGGCGCCGGCAAGTCGACGCTGATCCGGATGATCAGCGGCGCCGAGCTGCCGACGTCGGGCCGCATCCGCCGCGGCATGCAGGTATCCTGGCCGCTCGCGTTCGGCGGCGCATTCCAGGGCAGCCTGACCGGCATGGACAACCTGCGCTTCATCTGCCGCGTCTACGGCGCCGACCCGAAGGCGGCCGAGCCGTTCGTGCAGGAATTCTCGGAGCTCGGCTACTACTTGCGCGAGCCGGTCAAGAGCTACTCGGCCGGGATGCGCGCGCGTCTCGCGTTCGCGATCTCGATGGCGATCGAATTCGACTGCTTCCTGATCGACGAGATCGTCGCCGTCGGCGACAGCCGCTTTCACGCGAAATGCCACCACGAGCTGTTCGAGCGGCGCAAGGATCGCTCGCTCATCATCGTGAGCCACGACGCGAGCTACATCCAGCAGCATTGCGACCGCGCATCCGTGCTGATCGAAGGCAAGCTGCATTCGTTCGACTCGGTCGATGATGCGTACGCGTTCTATCAAGAGAGCACCGCATGA
- a CDS encoding WcbD yields MTGKRTNLIGRLKGLNKLFVLTVAAPTLIATLYYGLIASDIYVSESRFVVRSAQRAAQPSVVGALLQGTGFGRGQDDTYPVIDYIQSRDALAALNRDNYVLDAYSKRGDVISHFNATLDGSFESLWKYYGKRIVNVNLESSSGIATLQVRGYTADDALKINIELLGLGEQLVNRMNERAAKDTVSFAQRQVDEAASKAKEAAAVLAAYRNSNAVFDPEKQSALQLQQVTSLQSQLFSAQTQLRQLQVISPQNPQISVLKNSISELEKQIKEATGGVAGGKNSLSNKAASYARLQLDSQFADKQLASALAAMETARAEAQRQQLYLERLVQPNKPDVAIEPKRLKSIFEVFALGMIAWGILSLLLAGVREHHD; encoded by the coding sequence ATGACCGGAAAGCGGACGAACCTCATCGGGCGACTCAAGGGACTCAACAAGCTCTTCGTCCTGACGGTGGCCGCCCCCACCCTCATCGCGACCCTCTACTACGGCCTCATCGCCTCCGACATCTACGTGTCCGAATCGCGCTTCGTCGTGCGCAGCGCGCAGCGCGCGGCGCAGCCGAGCGTCGTCGGCGCGCTGCTGCAGGGCACGGGGTTCGGCCGCGGACAGGACGATACGTATCCCGTCATCGACTACATCCAGTCGCGCGACGCGCTCGCCGCGCTGAACCGCGACAACTACGTGCTCGACGCGTACTCGAAGCGCGGCGACGTCATCAGCCACTTCAACGCGACGCTCGACGGCAGCTTCGAATCGTTGTGGAAGTACTACGGCAAGCGGATCGTGAACGTGAATCTCGAGTCGTCGTCGGGGATCGCGACGCTGCAGGTGCGCGGCTACACGGCGGACGACGCGCTGAAGATCAACATCGAGCTGCTCGGCCTGGGCGAGCAGCTCGTCAACCGGATGAACGAACGCGCCGCGAAGGACACTGTAAGCTTCGCGCAGCGGCAGGTCGACGAAGCCGCCTCGAAGGCGAAGGAAGCGGCGGCGGTGCTCGCCGCGTACCGGAATTCGAACGCCGTGTTCGATCCGGAAAAGCAGTCCGCGCTGCAATTGCAGCAGGTGACGAGCCTGCAGTCGCAACTCTTCTCTGCGCAGACGCAACTCCGGCAACTGCAGGTGATCTCGCCGCAGAACCCGCAAATTTCGGTCCTGAAGAACAGCATCTCGGAGCTCGAGAAGCAGATCAAGGAAGCGACGGGCGGCGTCGCGGGCGGAAAGAACTCGCTGTCGAACAAGGCGGCAAGCTACGCGCGGCTGCAACTGGATTCGCAGTTCGCCGACAAGCAGCTCGCGTCCGCCCTCGCGGCAATGGAAACCGCGCGCGCCGAGGCGCAGCGCCAGCAGCTCTATCTGGAGCGCCTCGTCCAGCCGAACAAGCCGGACGTCGCGATCGAGCCGAAGCGGCTCAAATCGATCTTCGAGGTATTTGCGCTCGGCATGATCGCATGGGGCATCCTGAGCCTCCTGCTCGCCGGCGTGCGCGAGCACCACGACTGA